The Sphaerospermopsis torques-reginae ITEP-024 genome has a window encoding:
- a CDS encoding type II toxin-antitoxin system Phd/YefM family antitoxin produces the protein MYNAELPDNLGDFGELLRRVFSGEEVILSQGGTPVARILPFSQQPLPRIPGLDRGKVVIASDFNSPLPEDILKDFLNPLDIENESIT, from the coding sequence ATGTATAATGCAGAACTCCCAGATAACTTAGGTGATTTTGGAGAATTACTCCGTAGAGTTTTTTCAGGAGAAGAAGTTATTCTTTCTCAAGGTGGTACTCCTGTGGCTCGTATTTTACCTTTTTCCCAGCAGCCATTACCGCGAATACCGGGTTTAGATCGTGGTAAGGTGGTGATTGCTTCTGACTTTAATTCACCTTTACCAGAAGATATTTTAAAAGATTTTCTTAATCCCCTAGACATTGAGAATGAAAGTATTACTTGA
- a CDS encoding glycosyltransferase family 2 protein, which produces MNQPIYSLFIPIYNEEENITEMYRRLTHVIEQLDGETELILIDDGSRDRSLSMIRELHHHDSRVRYLSLARNFGHQVAVTAGLNFVQGKSIIVMDADLQDPPELILTMIDKWHEGYQVVYAQRKSRQKENWFKRLTAYLFYRILKRLAKVDIPVDTGDFCLMDRQVVDILNTMPERNRYIRGLRAWVGFRQTSVLFERSPRYAGDVKYTFGKSLSLAIDGIISFSTVPLRLATYLGIISATIALIMILLVLYWRIFAPVSHLIGYTLITIAMFFLGSVQLICIGILGEYIGRIYEEVKGRPLYIVKETGGLKKT; this is translated from the coding sequence GTGAATCAGCCCATCTACTCACTATTCATCCCCATCTACAACGAAGAAGAAAACATCACTGAGATGTATCGCCGTCTCACTCATGTCATCGAACAATTAGACGGTGAAACTGAACTAATTTTAATTGATGACGGTAGCCGCGATCGCTCTTTAAGCATGATCCGCGAATTACACCATCATGATAGTCGAGTCCGTTACCTAAGTCTAGCTCGCAATTTTGGTCATCAAGTCGCAGTCACAGCAGGTCTAAATTTTGTCCAAGGTAAAAGCATCATCGTTATGGATGCTGACTTACAGGACCCACCAGAATTAATTTTAACCATGATTGACAAATGGCATGAAGGATATCAAGTAGTTTACGCCCAGCGCAAGTCCCGTCAAAAAGAAAATTGGTTCAAACGCTTAACAGCATATCTTTTTTATCGCATTCTCAAACGTTTGGCTAAAGTTGACATCCCTGTGGATACAGGAGACTTTTGTTTAATGGATAGACAGGTAGTAGATATCCTCAATACCATGCCAGAACGTAACCGTTATATTCGTGGTTTACGTGCTTGGGTAGGTTTTCGACAAACATCCGTACTTTTTGAAAGAAGTCCCCGTTATGCTGGAGATGTAAAATATACTTTCGGTAAATCTTTATCCTTAGCAATTGATGGTATTATCTCATTTTCCACAGTTCCTTTAAGACTCGCAACCTATTTAGGTATCATATCAGCTACTATTGCCTTAATTATGATCCTATTAGTTCTTTATTGGCGAATATTTGCACCAGTCTCTCACCTCATTGGTTACACATTAATTACTATCGCTATGTTTTTCTTAGGTTCAGTCCAGTTAATTTGTATTGGTATTTTAGGTGAATACATTGGTCGAATTTATGAAGAAGTCAAAGGTCGTCCTCTTTATATAGTCAAGGAAACTGGAGGTTTGAAAAAAACTTAA
- a CDS encoding EamA family transporter — translation MSPQEITLLLFSVFISVAGQFLLKMGAIKLGKVHAGNIINLILNMITIPELLLGLTCYGIGAVAYILLLTRVNLSVAAPAVSVGYIFSVLLGFFILKEPIPMIRLVGLGFIVTGVILVVWKK, via the coding sequence ATGTCACCCCAAGAAATTACTTTACTCCTCTTCTCAGTCTTCATCAGTGTTGCTGGACAATTTCTCTTAAAAATGGGAGCAATAAAATTAGGAAAAGTTCATGCAGGTAACATTATTAATCTCATCCTCAACATGATCACCATACCCGAACTATTATTAGGACTCACCTGTTATGGGATTGGTGCTGTAGCCTACATTCTTCTACTTACAAGAGTTAACCTCAGCGTGGCTGCACCTGCGGTATCCGTTGGTTATATATTTTCCGTATTGTTGGGTTTCTTTATTTTAAAAGAACCTATTCCTATGATCCGCCTTGTGGGATTAGGTTTTATTGTTACAGGAGTAATATTAGTAGTTTGGAAAAAATAA